CGCGCTCCTGGCCGCGCGCCAGGCCCGGGCCGGCCACGACGTCTGGACCGACGGCAGCCACGCCGGGCCGCCGCTGGCGGTGCTGGTCGCTGACACCGCCCACTACTCGATCGATCGCGCGGTCCGGGTGCTCGGCTGGGGCGCCGGCGGCGCGGTCGCGGTCGCGGTCGACGCGCGCTACCGGCTGCGCCCCGACGATCTCGCGCGCGCCCACGCCGCCGCGATCGCGGCCGGGCGCCACCCGATCGCGGTCGTGGCCTCGGCCGGCTCGACCGCGACCGGCGCGTACGATCCGCTGCCGGCGATCGCCGACTTCTGCGCGAGCGCCGGCCTGTGGCTGCACGTCGACGGCGCCCACGGCGCGGCCGCGGCGCTGGCCCCGCGCCACGCCCACCTGGTGCGCGGGATCGAGCGCGCCGACTCGATCGTCTGGGACGCGCACAAGCTGCTGGCCATGCCGGCGCTGTGCACCGCCGTGCTCTACCGCGACGGCGAGCACGCCTACGGCGCGTTCGCGCAGGAGGCGTCGTACCTGTTCGCGCGCGAGCGCCAGTGGTGGAACCTGGGCCTGCGCACGCTCGAGTGCACCAAGCGGATGATGGGCACGATCTTCTACGCGAGCCTGCGCGCCTACGGCGTCGGGTTCTTCCGCGACTACGTCGAGCGGGTGTTCGCGCTGGCGCAGGCCCTGGCGGCGCGCCTGACCGCCGCCGACGACTTCGAGCTGGCGCTGGCGCCCGACGCCAACATCGTGTGCTTCCGCTACCGG
The sequence above is a segment of the Myxococcales bacterium genome. Coding sequences within it:
- a CDS encoding pyridoxal-dependent decarboxylase, which gives rise to MIAALPPPSPRLIAAYDAERFRADGHRVIDRLADHLATAVAGDDAPVLPWQPPAQAIAAWPSEFDDEPSADLVTTVEQTLATSIRLHHPRVLGHQVPPPVPGAALVDALAALLNNGMAVYEMGGAATPHELAVVGWMARTLGLPASAGGLLTSGGSLGNLTALLAARQARAGHDVWTDGSHAGPPLAVLVADTAHYSIDRAVRVLGWGAGGAVAVAVDARYRLRPDDLARAHAAAIAAGRHPIAVVASAGSTATGAYDPLPAIADFCASAGLWLHVDGAHGAAAALAPRHAHLVRGIERADSIVWDAHKLLAMPALCTAVLYRDGEHAYGAFAQEASYLFARERQWWNLGLRTLECTKRMMGTIFYASLRAYGVGFFRDYVERVFALAQALAARLTAADDFELALAPDANIVCFRYRPPGGPPPGPELDQLQATVRARGRDRGHYYFLDTQLGGARWLRTTVMNPLTTAVELDGLLATIRASAA